From the Manis pentadactyla isolate mManPen7 chromosome 15, mManPen7.hap1, whole genome shotgun sequence genome, the window TGTGACCGGCTCCCCCTTCCCCTGTCACCAGGAGGCAGCAGTGGGCGGGCTGGCCTCAAAGGAGGAGCGGAGCCCCCAGCCCTTCACCCCTGCAGAAGACACCGTGAAGATCCCCAGCCCCGCCACAGAGGAAGCCGGGGAACCCGAGACCAAGGGGAACACCTGACGGGGCttgatgggggggggggggatggGGAGCCCGggaagggtggggtggggcagggttttgcgcttaagaaaaattaaaagatcgCGGGCCTGGGATCTCGGTGCAGTCTCTTTTCTCCGCCTCCGAGCCCGCGGAGGGACTGCGCGGTACCCGAAGGGGCGCGCCCGGGACCCGGAGGGAAGGCTGGAAGCGTGCGGGGCCTGGGGCTGCGCCTGCGCGGAAACCAACTCCCTGGCCCCGACGTCCGGCGCGCCGCCCCAGCGCCCCCACCCCAACCAAcggcctccccctccctcctcggAAACGGGCGCAGCTGGCGTGGAGGCTGCAGGGTGTGTGCTGGCAGGCGACCCGTGTGGCCTGCCTGTCTGCAAGCCTTCCTCCCAGAAGTCTGCGACCCCTTTTAAACTATGGGGGACTCACCACCGGACCCTGAGTCCCCTACTCAGCAGTCTTCTAGCAGGAGGAGTTCCCAGGCCCTCCAGGCGCGCGGTCGGCATTACAGTCAGGCTGGGCCCATGGACCCCGGCGAGGTGCGGCAGATACCACCCCACGCCCAGCCCCGGCGGAGCAGTCTCCAGGACTGGTCACAGGGGGCCAGCCCGAGCCGACGTGAGGCCCAGGAAGCCCAGCCGGGTGGCGTAAAGTACCCTCCCCAGAATGTGGTCTTTACCTCAGATGGCCAGCCCCAACATTACCTGGACGAGGACAGGATCCAGGCCTCCCGCCACGCCAGCCTAGTGctgcagcagctgcagcagggCCGCAGCAGTCTCCTCCAGGAACTGGAGTCTGCCTTCCAGGAGCCCCAGGCCGACCTCTTGGGCCAGTTCAACATGTACCAGAGAGAAGACCCGCAGTTCAGCCAGGGCGCCCAGCATGGGCCCTACATGAGAGATGACCCAGCCCTCCAGTTCACACCCTCGGAGCCGCGCTTCATGCCCTTCAGTATGGAGGTGCTGGGGCCTGAGCCTCAGGAGCTGGCCATACAGAATGCCAAGGCCTACCTGCTGCAGACGAGCGTCAACTGCGACCTCAGCCTGTGAGAGGGGGCCcatggtggggagggggcagaacTCAGACAGGGAAGGCCCTGCTCAGGTTCTGGGAATGCCTCTCACGGAGAACCATCGACTGCTCTGGGGCATCTAACTTGGCGTAGGAGTTAGAATAAATACCAACAAATAGCACGTTCACTTACCAGACAGTTGTGCCAGTATTTGACATCTAATGGTCACAGCTGAGATGTTGCATATCTACtgtccctattttacagagaaggaaattgtCACAGAGAAATTAGCTTCCATGCCCAAGATAACACCTAGCATGTGGCAGATCCAGAACCCCAGGGCAAGTTATTTGGATCCTGAGGCCCTGTTATCCACTCAACTTTCCTGCCAGACGAAGGCACTTGCCAAGGCCGCTTAGCTCTAGTCATTACACACCTTCGGCAGCCCCGTTACCGCCTTGTGAAGCTCACACTCTAGTGAGCATAGACTATACATGTTATAAATGATAAGGTGAGAAAGAAGGCAGGGTGAGGGGAAAAGGGAgtgaggtcagggaaggcctgTCTGAGGAGATGACATTTGATTAGGAACCCGAAGCAGGTAAGGGAGATCACCTTGCAGGTGAACGGAGGGCGAGTGTCCAGGTATGAGACCCAGCAGGTTTAATGCTTGAAGGCTTGCTGTGTTTGAGAAACAGCAAGGAAGCTGGTGGGACTGGAACCAGGAGGAAGAGGGGGTGTAGGGGCAAATGAGGTTGGAGAAGTagcaggtcttttttttttaattttttaaattaaggtatgattgataaacactcttatgaaggtttcacacgacaaaacaatgtggttactacattcacccatattatcaagtcctccccataccccattgcggtcactgtccatcagtgtggtaagatgccacagagtcactacttgccttctctgtgctacactgtcttccccgtgaccccccacaccatgtgtgccaatcataatacctctcagtccccttctccctctctccacctaccctccccaacccctcccctttggtaacctctagtcccttcttggagtctgtgaatctactgctatttcgttccttcagttttgcttcgttgttatgctccacaaatgagggaaatcatttggtacttgtctttctctgcctggcttttttcactgagcataatgtcctccagctccatccatgttgcaaatggtaggatttgtttctttcttatggctgaatagtcaattgtgtatatgtaccaccttttctttatccattcatctactgatggacacttaggttgctttcatatcttggctattgtaaaaagtgctgcaataaacattggggtgcatgggatttcagggtcaaatggtatttctatttttagttttttgaggaacctccatactgctttccacaatggttgaattagtttacattcccaccagcagtgtaggagggttcccctttctccgcatcctcaccagcatttgttgttcttagtcttttcgatgctggccatcctgactggtgtgaggtgatagctcattgtggttttaatttgcctttccctgatgattagtgacatggagtatcttttcatgtgactgttggccatctgaatttcttctttagagaactgtctcttcgtatcctctgcccatttggaGAAGTAACAGGTCTTGCTAGAGCACAAAGTTGACCCCATTCTTCCCATGCTCAGACCCTGCCATGGCTCCCCAGTGGCCCAAGAAAGAAGTTCCATGTTCCTCACAACAGCCTTCAAATCCCTTATAGTTCATTCCCTGCCCACTCTCCAAGCTTTATCTCTAGTCAGTGCCTACCTCAGATTCTAGAGTCCAGTCAAAATTAACTTCTAACTCTCCCCAACAGGTCCAAGCCCTCAGGAGCTTCAGGGTCCCTTACTGAAAAGCCCTAGTCAAAGACTGACTTCTTTCCTTTGCAATTCAATGAGGGCCCTTCACCACACCCAAGACTATTGCCCAAGGGTTTCCACTCTGCAGAAGGTTGGACACATGTGCTTTGAAGTCAGACCAACCTGGTTTCAAATCCTGGCTATGCTCCCACTGTGTAACTTCATGACCCCAACTTTTCTAAGGCCCCATTTGCTCATGGGGAGAGTGGGGATTATAATTGTTCCTCAGATGAATGATTGTAGTGAGAATTAAACGTTGCTGGCAAGTACCCAGTGTAACACCTGGCTCGGGTGGAAGAAAGCCATCAGTGTTATCCCTCtggcctcctctcctcccacaatCCCCCTCTTTCCCTCCACTCCAGCCAAGTTCATGTTCCCCCAACATGCTAGGCACACCCTCAGCTCAAGGCCTTTGCATGTCACTTGCAATGATATCACCTGCAAACCATGGTAGgtttgcttcttcctttccagtcccACCTTCCCTTTCTTTGTCATGTCAGATTGCATGGGCTGGGACCTCCAGTGAAGTGTGAAACAGAAGTTGTGAAAGCAGCCATCCTCATTCCCAATCTCATAAGGGAAAAGACTTGGTCTTTTACCATCGTGTTTGGTGTGTGCTATCGTTACCTGTGGCTACCCttcataaaattattaaaaagtaacTTCTATTCCAAATTTGGtaggttttaaaaaatcatgaatgAGTGTTGACTGTTATCAAACAATTTCTCTGCACCTATTGTGATCTTACATAAGTCCATTAATATATTAACATGatgaattatattttttctatttttctaatagAAGATAGTCCACTCTTGCATTCCTGTTATCAGCCCAATTTAATCATGGTGTGTCATCCTTATGAGAAATTGCTGGAtgtcatttgctaatattttgcttagGATTTCAATAGCTATATTTCTAAATAAGACCAGCATggagttttcctttctcctagTTTTCTTGAGCTTTGGTATCAAGATTACTTTAGTCTCATAAAATGTCTCAGGGTCTGtgcacctgctgttccctctgactAAAGCACCCTTTCCCCAGTATCAGCCTGATCCTTCATTCAGATCTCCACTTAAATATCATCTTGGTGAGGGCTTCCCTGGCCTCCCTTTAACATTACAAATCATCTCCTATCCTTGGCATTCCCAGTCCCCAATCCCTGCTTTATTTGTCTCCAGAGATATTACCACCCCTGACAcgatttattttacatatttggtTAATGTCTGTCCCCACCATCAGAATGTCAAAAAAGAGACCTTTTCTCTACGCCATCTCAGCGCCCCGCACagggccaggcaggaagcagtgcGCTCAGTGAGCTGAGAGAGTGCTGTACCCCACCTCTCACTCCCTCCGGGAGGCAGGTATGAACACCTGGTGAACCTGCTGACCAAGATCCTGAACCAGCGTCCCGAGGACCCCTTGTCCATCCTGGAGTCGCTGAACCGAACCACGCAGTGGGAGTGGTTCCACCCCAAGCTGGACACGCTGCGGGATGACCCCGAGATGCAGATAACCTATGAGATGGCTGAGAAGCAGAAGGCGCTGTTCGTCCGGAGTGGCAGTGTCGAGGGAGAacaggagatggaggaggaggtggTGAGTGGGGCGGGGGGAGTAGCGCGCAGCGGGACCCGCAGTGGCCCAGGCCTGGAGGTGAGGGAGCGCACGGCACCCCGAGAAAACACAAACGATTCCGATCTAGGGTGTGTGCCTTGCGGTCGGGGCCAGGACCAGGTCACAGAGGGCCTTGAACGCTAGGCTGAGGACCCTGGGCTTGCTGCTGAGGCCGCTGGGGCGCCGTGGAAAGGCTTGAAGGAGAGGAAGGGCTGCTTAGCTCGGCTTTTTAGGAAGCTGACTCCAGCGTCAGCATGGAGGTGGAGGCTGGCCTCTCTTACCAAACCTTACACCTCGCTCCCCAAAGTAACTGCTTTGCAGACGTTCCCTGTGAAACCCCCTGGAGTCCCTCCACACGGGACTGCCCGCTATCCCTTGGGTTCACTTTCCCCTTTTGAAAGTCGAGAGCCGCTGATAACTCTTCCTCCCGTGACTCATTAACAGTCTGATATCCTCAGAATATTTAATTCCACGATTTTGCTTCCAGAATTGGAAAACTGCTTAAAATTCAGGTGAGGTATTCTTTCCCTTTCAAGGGAAATTTGTTGCAGACTCTGTTTTTGATCATTCTGACACCTCCCAGGCCCCCTGCTAAGAACCTTAGGACAACGCCCCCTTCATCCCTGAAACAAGGCACGTGCGGTTACTTCCAACTGTGGAGGACCCGAGGCTAGGAAGGCGGGGCCTGGCCTCGGAGCGCCGGCCGCCTTCCGCCCTCTCTGCAGACGGAGCCGCTCTGTGCTCCTCCTACGCCTGAGATTCTAGGGCTCGGGCGACGGTCGGGGGGACGCTGAGAGAAAGCTGGGACGGTGACCTGACGAAGGATGGGGCCCTTGGCTGGGCAGAGCGCAGACTGGGACCCGAGTCTTAGGGAGGAATAAGAGTTTTACCTGAGAATATGGTTTTGAATTTCAGATCAACATTCTCTCCTTGGGAGGCCCTGCCTCCTCAAACTGCACCCTTCCCCTCCACCCCGCCCTCCAAGTCGCATCCCCATCTGACTGGTCCCTGGAGGCTCCGCCTCCTTAGAGTTCCGGGGCTCCTGAGGCTCCGCCCCGTTGAAATTTGCACAGGAGGCTGCACCTCTTTCAAGGACCTTGCCGCTGGAGGCCCCACCCCCTTAGAACTTGCAGCTGGAGTCCTTAGGGTGAGGCCTTGTAGAAGATCAATATTGTGGGCATTCGTGGCCTGTGTGTGTCTCTGGGAAGAGATTCAGCGAAATCGGTGATTCAGCATTTtgtacttatttttctgtctgaTGGGAGGTAGAGCTctcatttctctcattttctacTGCTTCCAAATGGCTAGCCATGATCCCAATACATATGGAATAatccattctttccttcctgctttGGAATGCCACCTCTACCATTTATTAACACCTGTCTGGACTGTCTGTTTCTGGATTCTCTGTGCCTTTGCCCTGTTTATGGCTTTCTGCTCTCGGACTCTCCTGCTTGCTATGTACGCCCTGTGGCAGGTTTGGTTATTTGCTAGTACAAGGCTCCCTGTCACTGTGCCTGTGCTTTGAAAAGTTCCTGACTATTCTTGCACGTATAATTTCAGACTGACTTTAGAATTATTCTGTCACATTCCAAAAAGTAACACTTCACTGTACTTGTGTGACACCACAGGTCACTTTAAAGCAGGAACTAGGTGATGTCACAGAAATGGAGGCAAGTGGCTTACACAGGATCAAAGATTTTCTCACACCTGATAGTCAGGTGCAAGCAGTCTAGGGCTGGCAAGGTGTTTCCCCAGGGCAGGGACACTGAGGGCTGCCTTCTCTCGTCACCTCCAAACCTCCTCCTGTCTGCAAACCAAGAGGGCAGTTTCCGTCATCATAGAAGCCTTGGAGTAAACCCCTTCTCCGGCCAGTGCAGTCAGTAAGGCTTGAGTTTTGCTGCAAGTGTTTGATTGAAATGGCCTAAGCAATTCAGTATTTAATCACTTCACATCACCCAGAGTGGGTGGAGTTGGGGTGGCCTCTCTGTGATGTCATGAAGGATGCCGGCTCTTCCCTCCGCTCCATGTTGCCGCCTTCATCAGACTTTCAAACATATCCATGTTTGGTCCTTGAGCTCATCACTTTATGTTAAAAAATGGCTGCTGCAGCCACACACCAGCGCCCCaaaaagggagggaaagagctttcccctgtgtgtctccttttttttttctttctttaaatctgGGGAGCAAAAGTTTTTCCCAGAAGCTGCCGAGAAAATCTCTGCTTCCATCCTATTGGCCAGATTGGATCACATGACCATCCCTGACtgccagggaggctgggaaagtgACCACAGGGCTTGTCCAGTCTGCTGAAGGCAAGCAATGGAGAAGAAGGTCGGGAATGGTGCTGGCTCAGCATGCTGACAGTGACCACCTCCTTCCAACCCAAGGGCAGGGATGTGGCGGGGCCCAGGCTCAGCTGATATGCAGGGATCCCAGTGCCCATATTTGACCTCTGCTCCTCTCTCTTCCCCACTTCCTCCCCCTGGCAGTATACAGCAACCCACAGCTCctgaatttactttttaaatatcccATCCAGTTGCCACTAGGAAATCTTTTTTCCCATATCATATGCAGGGTATGACTGGGAcctgggagaaagaaagaaagattttgGCCACAGGGAGGAGTTATAAAGGAGGGGCTAGAATGTGGCCTCTGGAGCCAGACTAACCTGGGTTCAAACCCAGCCATACCAAAGAGGTCATGTCTAGGCAGGGGGGATGCCAGCTCTACTTTCTCTCCACCCAGGCACAAATTGCAGAGGGAGAGAAACAGTCTGATCTCTCATGTTGGGGCAGTTGGCCACTCTTGCTCTAGTCAGCAGTGGACAGAAAGACAGGATGATACAATTTAAACATGGAGGAGGTCGCTCCACTGCCATGTGGACGGGTGGGAGGGGGATCCAGAAAGAGGGTGATGGCCTTTGCTTCATGGGCCAGGCATCCACTTCCAAGAGTTTCCTACACTCACTCCCCTACCTTCCCTCCTGGAAGCAAGGTGAGTCTTGGGGCTAAGTTTTGACTTCACCCCTTGAGTTGCCAGGCTAAACATCAGTTAGGCAAACAAGCAAGTGCACTGTGTTTAAGATCAAGGGAAACCGCCAGGATTACTTGCAAAATAACCACTCTCCAGCTATAGAGTATGAGGGTGTGCCGCATCAAGCTGAGATAACAGACAGCCCAACAGTCTCTCTGGTTTAAAATGGCAGTTTACTTCTCACCCACACTACCGGCCCATCCAGGTCGGGAAGACGGCTTTGCTCATCGGCCACCTGAAAACCCAGGGGGACGGAGGCCCCACTGTGACACAGGCTTCCATGGCTCCAGAGGATGAAAAAGAGGGCATAGCAGACCGCACAGGGGCTCTTACAGCTTCTGCTTGGAGGTGACGTGTGTCCCTTTCGCTGCCGTTTCAGGTGGTCAGAGCAAGTGACGTGTCACTCGGGagcacagagagggcaggggtgggaatGTAGGCCACCTGTGGAGCAGGACGAAACATTTTGGAACAGCAGTTGAGTCTAGCAAGCAGAGGAAAAAGATGCAATAAATTGTTCATTTTAACAGTGTTCACAAATGGACCTTTTAAAAAAGGGGAATGTAGTACCTTTAGGAAAAACCTTGGTATACTTGTCACCAAATCTTTTACATCAGCTGGTACAATTTAAGCATCACTGTTCATTTTCACACTAACTGTCTATTACAGGTTGAATTGTGTatctccaccctcccaccccagatttacatgttgaagtcctaagccCTCccccctagtacctcagaatagGACCTGTTTGGAAGTAGGGTCATTGTgggtgtaattagttaagatgaggtcacactggagcAGGGTGGGCCCCTAGTCTAAGACGACTCGTGTTCTCATAAAAGGTTAAGTCTGGCACACGCACACAGGGAGAACGCCATGTAGACGTGAAGGCAGCAATTGGGACCTGCTGCTACGAGCCGAGGCCAGTGGTGGCTGGCAGAACACCAGAAGCAGGGCAAGGGGCTGGGACAGATCTTCCCGCCACAGAAGGAAACAGCCCTGCAGGCACCTTGCTCACAACTTCTGGCCTGCGGACCTGGGAGACAAtcaacttctgttgtttaagccccccggTTTGTGGCACTTGGTTAACATGCCCCAACAAAGTACTACACTACCTTTTCAGAATTTACAAACTCTTTGAATAGTATTTCAGTACGTATGACACAAGAGACAAATAGTCTTTTAGTGCACCAAACAGAAGTTAGCAGTTATCTCCAgaattctcattttcttcaagAAAAATGGCCAGTGACTCAGATGGCCATATAAAGGAGCTGGAAATGTGTTAACTTGGAACTTTTTACTACCCTGACTTCCAGTTCTGTGGTGGTGATCACTGTACCTTCCAGAAGCTGTGCACAGTTCTCCAATGAGAAGCTCACGTCTTTGATCCAATCCCCCCCTCACCAGCcccaacagaagtgaggcttttgctgttgttattatgttgttgttgttgtctttgatCACATGCAAGCCTTTTCCCCTTGGACAGTTACCAGGGATGAATGGGTGTCTGAGTTAAGACTATTTGGTTTCCAGTAACACACACCTAGAGCTTGCTAAAATGAAGTGGAGGGGGGGGATGGAATTTACCAGAAAGATGCAAGGCACTCCCCAGAATTGTGGCACTTAGATGGACCTCAGGAATAGCTGGACCCAAGATGACCAACATCTGCCCCTGCTCTGATCCTTCTCTCTGCAAACTGGCCTCCATTGTCCACCCACACAGAGAATCATCCACTGTGTGGCTGCCGCATTTACACGTTTCACTTTCAGCCATATGCAGAAATTGGACcagtattagtttcctatggctgctgtaacaaattaccacaaacttaatggcttaagACAGCAtaatggttttttttgttttgtttttccatccaCCTTTGCTGGATTTTCAACTATTTCAAATGCTCACTAATAATTGCCTTTTTtgcctttcttgttttttttttttttaatgttttattaaggtattattgatagacactcttatgaaggtttcacatgaaaaaacaatgtggttactacattcacccttattattaagtcccccccataccccaatgcagtcactgtccatcagtgtattaagatgccacagagtcactatgtgccttctctgtgctacactgttttccccatgacccctcacaccatgtgtactaaacacaataccctTCAATCTCCTTCTcgctccctccctacccaccctctcccacccctcccctttggtaacctctagtcccttcttggagtctgtgagtcggctgctgttttgttctttcagttttgctttgctgttatactccacaaattagggaaatcatttgatacttgtctttctccgcctggcttatttcactgagcataatatcctctagctccatccatgttgttgcacatgggagaatttgtttctttcttatggctgaataatattccattgtgtatatgtaccacctcttctttatccattcatctactgatagacacttaggttgctttcatatcttggctattgtaaaaagtgctgtgataaacataggggtgcatatgtctttttgaatctgagaagttgtattctttgggtaaatttcaaggagtgggattcctgggtcaaatggtatttctatttttagttttttgaggaacctacatattgctttccacaatgcttgaactagcttacattcccaccagcagtgtaggagggttcccctttctccacatccttgccagcatttgttgttcgaCAGCACAATGATTTATCatgcagttctggaggtcaggctaaaatcaaggtgtcaacagggcTGCCTTCCTAATATGGGCTTTCAGAGAAAATCTGTTTATTTGCCTTTTCCAGTATCTGGAGGCTGCTCACGTTCTTCCTCCTGGCACCTTCCACCACCATCAAAGCCAGCATGTAGCCTCTTCAAATCTCTTTTTGATTTCAGCTCCTGTCATTACATCTTCTCTAACTTTCCTGCCTTCCTCTTCCATTTATCTACACCCTGTGATTACAATGGGCCCACCCACgtcatccaggataatctccccatcaaAAGAGCCTTAATTCATCACACCTGCAGGTCCCTCTTGTCATATATGATAACATGTTCACAGGTCCGGAGACTGGGACCTGGTCATTTTTTGGAGGGATGGTTCTGCCTACCATACCCCACCCCATTCTGATTTCAGATTCTGGCAGGAGAGCATGTGGTCTCCCTGCGTGGGGACATTGTTTTCCCAGACCTGCCAGGTTGGCCAAGGGCAGCTCATGCTGATCTCATGAAGAAGGCCCTCGTCTGATTTGTCCTCTGATACATCTTAGTGCCTTCCCTCGTTCAGGGCCGATCCTCAGGGGACCCTTCATAAAGATTTCTAGACTGACTGAATGAAAGTGTTGGGGACAGCCTTGTGGCCCTGTGGATGTTGCAGTGGCCGAGCCAAAGCCTGAGTGCATTTTAGTTCCAGCCCTTGACTTGCTTGTTCTCACTCCCTTTCTgggcctcctttctctccctctcccctcctccgtCTCCCTGGCGTTGTGAACACGACAGGTAGTGAAGAAGGTGGCAAGAGGGGCAGGACTTATTGCTGCCATCCTGATTCCTGGGTTTCAGACCTGTCTCTTCCCTAGATTTGCCGTATCATTTGGAATATCTATTAGGAATGCATTTGggtgcaagtaacagaaaacaggACCAAAAGTGGCTTCTCTGTCCCATTGAACAAGAAAGCTAGGGCAGCTAAGGTGGCTCACTGGGGACTGGGAAGTTTCCACCTTTCAGCTTCACCACCATTGGGGTGTCGGACTTTGTCTCCCATGTGTTCCCTCATGGTCCCAAAATAGCTGCTTTGCCTCCAGATCTCACATCCTTTTCCAGGCAGGAAGAGAGGGTAAGAATGAAGAAGCAAAGGATTTTCTCCTAGTgttctgccttttcttttccaaCAAAGGACATCCTTTCCAAGGACTTACCTCTACATCCCCCGGCTAGAAGCAGCTGCATGAGCAGTTGAGTTACAGAGTGTTTCGCTCTCTGGACTCTAGAAGAGTcaggctggggagcagggctTCACCCTCTCTTCCTCGGCTCTCTACCCAACCCTCTGCAGGTGGAGACGGCGGTGCCCAACATCATGGAGGCTGCCTTCTACTTCCAGCAGGCGGGTGTGGGCCTGAGCTCAGATGAGAGTGTCCGCGTCTTCATGGCCCTGAGGCAGCTGGTGGAGCAGCAGCCCATTCATACCTGCCGCTTCTGGGGCAAGATCCTGGGGCTCAGCGGCAGCTACCTGGTGGCCGAGGTGGAATTCCGGGAAGGTGAGGAGGacgaggcggaggaggaggagagaacgACGGAGGGCGGTGAGGGCACGGAGGCCCCCGGCGTGGAGGAGGGCGAGGAGGGCGAGGCGCGGGCCCCCGACACGGTCCCCAAGCCCGTGTGGAAGCCACCCCCCGCCGTCCCCAAGGAGGAGAGCCGCTCCGGCACCAATAAGTACCTGTATTTCGTTTGCAACGAGCCGGGCGGGCCGTGGACGCGGCTGCCGCACGTCACCCCCGGCCAGATCGTGCAGGCCCGCCGGACCAGGAAGTTCTTCACCGGCCGCCTGGACGCGCCGGTCATCAGCTACCCGCCCTTTCCGGGCAACGAGGCCAACTACCTGCGGGCCCAGATCGCCCGCATCTCGGCCGCCACGCACGTCAGCCCGCTCGGCTTCTACCAGTTCAACGAGGAGGAGGgcgacgaggagg encodes:
- the RSPH6A gene encoding radial spoke head protein 6 homolog A, translated to MGDSPPDPESPTQQSSSRRSSQALQARGRHYSQAGPMDPGEVRQIPPHAQPRRSSLQDWSQGASPSRREAQEAQPGGVKYPPQNVVFTSDGQPQHYLDEDRIQASRHASLVLQQLQQGRSSLLQELESAFQEPQADLLGQFNMYQREDPQFSQGAQHGPYMRDDPALQFTPSEPRFMPFSMEVLGPEPQELAIQNAKAYLLQTSVNCDLSLYEHLVNLLTKILNQRPEDPLSILESLNRTTQWEWFHPKLDTLRDDPEMQITYEMAEKQKALFVRSGSVEGEQEMEEEVVETAVPNIMEAAFYFQQAGVGLSSDESVRVFMALRQLVEQQPIHTCRFWGKILGLSGSYLVAEVEFREGEEDEAEEEERTTEGGEGTEAPGVEEGEEGEARAPDTVPKPVWKPPPAVPKEESRSGTNKYLYFVCNEPGGPWTRLPHVTPGQIVQARRTRKFFTGRLDAPVISYPPFPGNEANYLRAQIARISAATHVSPLGFYQFNEEEGDEEEEGGVGRDSFEENPDFEGIPVLEMVDSMANWVHHTQHILPQGRCTWVNPLQKEEEEEELEEEEEKADEGLEEVGREVGPPLLTPLSEDAKVMHMSPWTARLSCSICPQYSVAVVSSNLWPGAYAYASGKKFENIYIGWGHKYSPENFNPPLPPPIQKEYPSSPEIMEISDPTVEEEQALKAAQEQALAAGEEEEEDEEEEEDEDLDD